Proteins from one Methanobrevibacter sp. genomic window:
- the radB gene encoding DNA repair and recombination protein RadB translates to MKVLSNMTDQEKITTNSPLDELLDGGIDKRTITQVYGPPGVGKTNVCLNIAIGVAKKGKKVVYIDTEGGISVDRIRQISGDDFDTVAKNIIVFEPTSFKAQEEDLGLIESWISSNSADVELIILDSAVALFRVEDDSSKSHLLGKQMQMLSALAINYDLAVIVTNQIYASFDEESEEDFSPVGGTIIQYRSKIIIELKREEGTNQRIAILKRHKTKREGLAVHFLITNNGIE, encoded by the coding sequence GAATTATTGGATGGAGGAATTGATAAGAGGACAATCACTCAAGTTTATGGTCCTCCAGGTGTAGGAAAGACTAATGTTTGTCTGAATATAGCTATTGGTGTTGCTAAAAAAGGCAAGAAGGTAGTTTACATTGATACTGAAGGTGGAATATCAGTTGATAGGATAAGACAGATTTCAGGAGATGACTTCGACACTGTTGCTAAGAACATCATTGTATTCGAGCCAACTTCATTCAAGGCACAGGAAGAAGATCTTGGCCTTATCGAATCATGGATATCTTCCAATAGTGCAGATGTTGAACTCATAATATTAGACTCTGCTGTGGCACTGTTCAGAGTGGAAGATGACAGTTCAAAATCCCATCTTTTAGGTAAGCAAATGCAAATGCTTTCCGCTCTTGCCATCAATTATGACCTTGCTGTAATTGTTACCAATCAAATCTATGCATCATTTGATGAGGAAAGCGAGGAGGACTTCTCTCCTGTTGGCGGAACAATCATCCAATACAGAAGCAAGATCATCATTGAACTCAAACGTGAAGAGGGAACCAATCAAAGAATAGCTATCTTGAAAAGGCATAAGACTAAAAGGGAAGGATTGGCTGTTCACTTCTTGATTACCAATAATGGTATTGAATGA